TACAATACCTTGATAATTCTTCTTCATTCATTGTAAATGTTTCCATTACAATTTTAAGTTTATCTTCTTTTCTCCATCTCTTAAGTCGATTAGGATTACTATTGGGTATTAATTTGCCTTCTATTCTAGCTTTTCTCTTCCACCCATAGATAGTGTTTGTAGATACTCCTGTTTCCTTAGATAC
This region of Clostridiisalibacter paucivorans DSM 22131 genomic DNA includes:
- a CDS encoding transposase; translated protein: MKNKSYNKEYIEDILRQISPPINKKVSQVSKETGVSTNTIYGWKRKARIEGKLIPNSNPNRLKRWRKEDKLKIVMETFTMNEEELSRYC